The following are encoded in a window of Jatrophihabitans sp. genomic DNA:
- a CDS encoding extracellular solute-binding protein translates to MRLSPSNIVAAAACVLLTACTGQTIEPNQDKSDASAGKATSIRWLIEEPEDAAALKALKDHVATFEKQSGIKVETSTLPFDTMRTVLQTQLRSGEGPDVFNWGSGPSFGGALIKAGLVADITEAYDKHGWKIFDFAKEQVTVDGKVYGIPGEMETIGLFYNKDVFTKLGIQEPKSLDDLRAAAEKVRANGMVPLAVGDKEGWEGGHLLSMALASDIGSDAVESMFSGEKSWNSPEVVSAFRLWKDFNDKGLLPKSPTSVDYDNSTSLYFSGKAAMIPTGSWLVGEIDDDAKFESGYIPFPAPDGPGIFTGGLGSGPFISATTKKKDAAIQFLNFLASEEHGRWTVENLHTIPAQPIKTEGLKISPLSAQVLQDTAKFSEGGDFGHNIDVMVSDAVNKAMYDGMQGVMTGQRTPEEAAAAMEKAAKK, encoded by the coding sequence ATGCGTCTGTCACCGTCCAACATCGTGGCCGCGGCCGCGTGTGTGCTCCTCACGGCCTGCACCGGCCAGACGATCGAACCGAATCAGGACAAGTCAGACGCGTCAGCGGGCAAGGCGACGTCGATCCGCTGGCTGATCGAGGAGCCCGAGGACGCGGCCGCGCTCAAGGCGCTGAAGGACCACGTCGCGACCTTTGAGAAGCAGTCCGGGATCAAGGTCGAGACGTCCACCCTGCCGTTCGACACGATGCGGACCGTGCTGCAGACGCAGCTGCGCTCGGGCGAAGGGCCCGACGTCTTCAACTGGGGCTCGGGCCCCAGCTTCGGCGGCGCGCTGATCAAAGCCGGGCTCGTCGCCGACATCACCGAGGCCTACGACAAGCACGGGTGGAAGATCTTCGACTTCGCCAAGGAGCAGGTGACCGTGGACGGCAAGGTGTACGGCATCCCTGGCGAGATGGAGACCATCGGGCTGTTCTACAACAAGGACGTCTTCACAAAGCTCGGTATCCAGGAGCCGAAGAGCCTGGACGACCTGCGTGCGGCGGCTGAGAAGGTGCGCGCGAACGGCATGGTTCCCCTGGCGGTCGGCGACAAGGAGGGCTGGGAGGGCGGTCACCTGCTGAGCATGGCGCTGGCCAGTGACATCGGGTCCGACGCCGTGGAGTCGATGTTCAGCGGCGAGAAGTCGTGGAACTCGCCCGAGGTCGTGTCGGCGTTCCGGCTGTGGAAGGACTTCAACGACAAGGGCCTGCTGCCGAAGTCGCCGACCTCCGTTGACTACGACAACTCCACGTCGCTGTACTTCTCCGGCAAGGCCGCGATGATTCCGACCGGCAGCTGGCTGGTCGGTGAGATCGACGACGACGCCAAGTTCGAGAGCGGCTACATCCCCTTCCCCGCGCCCGACGGCCCGGGAATCTTCACCGGCGGTCTGGGTTCGGGCCCGTTCATCTCGGCGACGACCAAGAAGAAGGACGCGGCGATCCAGTTCCTGAACTTCCTCGCCTCCGAAGAGCACGGCCGGTGGACGGTCGAGAACCTCCACACGATCCCCGCTCAGCCGATTAAGACCGAGGGGCTGAAGATCTCCCCGTTGTCCGCCCAGGTGTTGCAGGACACCGCGAAGTTCTCCGAAGGCGGGGACTTCGGCCACAACATCGACGTGATGGTGAGCGACGCCGTCAACAAGGCGATG
- a CDS encoding zinc-binding alcohol dehydrogenase, which yields MVRFPAPGKAEVVEFADPEPGPGEVLLETTYSGISAGTELTAYRGSNPYLEKLWDAERLLFVPGDSSLAYPVDGWGYEEVGRVVAVGSDGDADLVGRWVWGAWGHRSLAVRSAEHARARLLPGDSEPIAAVFAKIGAIAMNAVLDADIHVGETVVVFGAGVPGQIVAQLSRLNGARVTVVDPVASRRTLADRLGAAATLDPRSDDVAAVVRAATGNRGADVVIEMSGSHEALSEAIRTVGYSSRVVASGFFQGPATALRLGEEFHHNRVNIVGSQIYGVAPHLRHRWDELRMSRTVLTLEGAGDLKLTELVSHVVPDSDAPAAFELLDSAPQDALQIVLDYGASS from the coding sequence ATGGTTCGGTTTCCGGCGCCGGGCAAGGCCGAGGTCGTCGAGTTCGCCGACCCCGAGCCCGGTCCCGGCGAGGTGCTGCTTGAGACGACCTATTCCGGCATCTCGGCCGGCACTGAGCTCACCGCCTACCGCGGCAGCAATCCCTATCTCGAAAAGCTTTGGGATGCCGAACGGCTGCTCTTCGTGCCGGGGGACTCCTCGCTGGCCTACCCCGTCGACGGCTGGGGCTACGAGGAGGTCGGCCGGGTCGTCGCCGTCGGGTCCGACGGTGACGCCGATCTGGTCGGGCGCTGGGTGTGGGGGGCGTGGGGCCACCGGTCACTGGCGGTGCGCTCGGCCGAGCACGCGCGTGCGCGGCTGCTGCCGGGGGACTCGGAGCCGATCGCAGCGGTCTTCGCCAAGATCGGCGCGATCGCGATGAACGCCGTTCTCGATGCCGACATCCACGTCGGCGAGACGGTCGTGGTGTTCGGCGCCGGCGTTCCCGGCCAGATCGTCGCCCAGCTCTCCCGGCTCAACGGCGCTCGCGTGACAGTAGTCGACCCCGTGGCGTCGCGCCGAACGCTTGCCGACCGGCTCGGCGCCGCTGCGACGCTCGACCCGCGCAGCGACGACGTGGCAGCCGTGGTGCGAGCGGCTACCGGCAACCGCGGCGCGGACGTCGTCATCGAGATGAGCGGGAGCCACGAGGCGCTCAGCGAGGCCATCCGCACGGTCGGCTACAGCTCCCGCGTGGTGGCGTCGGGGTTCTTCCAAGGGCCCGCGACGGCGCTGCGCCTCGGCGAGGAGTTCCATCACAACCGAGTGAACATCGTCGGTTCGCAGATCTACGGCGTCGCGCCGCACCTGCGACACCGGTGGGACGAGCTGCGGATGTCGAGGACAGTCCTGACTCTGGAAGGCGCAGGGGACTTGAAGCTGACCGAGCTCGTGTCGCATGTCGTGCCAGACAGTGACGCGCCCGCCGCGTTCGAGCTGCTCGACTCCGCACCGCAGGACGCGCTGCAGATAGTGCTCGACTACGGCGCGTCGTCGTGA
- a CDS encoding Gfo/Idh/MocA family oxidoreductase: MTPPQPAPVSDGSIRWGILATGGIARAFTRDLLAHGHRVTAVGSRSADSATAFAGEFGIDRAHPSYEDLVGDPDVDVVYVATPHNLHAANALAALEAGKHVLVEKAFAVNAREARSVVEAARGHGLLVMEAMWTRFLPHMAFVRSVIGSGRLGEVHSLHADHTQRLPADPAHRLNNPHLAGGALLDLGVYPLSFAHDILGPPVEVTARGTLKETGVDASVATVLRHEGSALSTSYSSSQTLGPNTAVVLGAEGRIDIDAIWYAPAAVTVRDADGEVVERFEQPVSGRGMQYQAAEVERLLSSGQTASPLMTPEDSVAVMATMDAVRAAIGVRYPGE, encoded by the coding sequence GTGACGCCACCGCAACCGGCGCCGGTGTCCGACGGCAGCATCCGGTGGGGGATCCTGGCCACCGGCGGCATCGCTCGGGCGTTCACCCGCGATCTGCTAGCGCACGGCCATCGCGTCACGGCTGTCGGCTCGCGGTCCGCCGACAGCGCCACCGCTTTCGCCGGCGAGTTCGGCATCGACCGCGCGCACCCGTCATACGAGGACCTCGTAGGCGACCCCGACGTCGACGTCGTGTACGTCGCGACGCCGCACAATCTCCACGCCGCCAACGCGCTCGCCGCGCTCGAGGCCGGCAAGCACGTGCTGGTGGAGAAAGCGTTCGCCGTCAACGCCCGCGAGGCACGCAGTGTCGTCGAAGCCGCCCGCGGCCACGGGCTCCTGGTTATGGAAGCCATGTGGACGCGTTTCCTGCCGCACATGGCGTTCGTGCGGTCGGTCATCGGCAGCGGTCGACTGGGGGAGGTTCACTCCCTGCACGCCGACCACACCCAGCGGCTGCCGGCCGATCCCGCGCACCGGCTGAACAACCCGCACCTCGCCGGCGGCGCGCTGTTGGACCTCGGCGTCTACCCGTTGTCCTTCGCCCACGACATACTCGGCCCGCCCGTCGAGGTCACCGCTCGCGGCACGCTGAAGGAGACGGGTGTCGACGCGTCGGTCGCGACCGTCCTGCGCCACGAGGGCTCCGCGCTCTCCACGTCGTACTCCTCGAGCCAGACGCTCGGGCCCAACACCGCGGTGGTGCTCGGCGCCGAGGGGCGCATCGACATAGACGCGATCTGGTACGCGCCGGCAGCGGTGACGGTGCGCGATGCCGATGGCGAGGTCGTGGAGCGATTCGAGCAACCGGTCAGCGGCCGGGGGATGCAGTACCAGGCGGCGGAAGTCGAGCGACTGCTGTCATCGGGGCAGACAGCCAGCCCGCTCATGACGCCGGAGGACTCGGTGGCGGTGATGGCGACCATGGACGCCGTGCGCGCCGCGATCGGCGTCCGCTACCCCGGCGAGTAG
- the rbsK gene encoding ribokinase, whose amino-acid sequence MSSAGGALGRVAVIGSANFDLVLGVAHRPAPGETVLAASTESHPGGKGANQAVAAARLGASVSFIGCVGGDSFGDVVTASLVRSGVDVSGVRRVAAPTATAVILLTPDGENSIVVSAGANAWATTALVDEVSDVWSGAAVLVLQLELPVETVAYAASAALARGVRVILNAAPAAALPAEVLAAADPLVVNENEAATLLGGYPAERDGAEVAAELLSLGARSVVLTLGARGAVLAEAGGLPEHVCGRAVPVVDTTGAGDAFVGALADRIAHGDALSDAVRFANDAAAFSVGRRGTQDSYPRREDLA is encoded by the coding sequence ATGTCGTCAGCTGGCGGTGCGCTCGGCCGAGTCGCGGTGATCGGCTCGGCGAACTTCGACCTGGTGCTGGGGGTCGCGCATCGCCCGGCGCCCGGCGAGACGGTTCTGGCCGCGTCGACGGAGAGTCACCCTGGCGGCAAGGGCGCGAACCAAGCCGTCGCCGCGGCGCGGCTCGGCGCGAGCGTCAGCTTCATCGGGTGCGTCGGAGGCGACAGCTTCGGCGACGTCGTGACCGCCTCCCTCGTCCGCAGCGGCGTCGACGTGTCCGGCGTGCGCAGGGTCGCCGCACCGACGGCTACTGCCGTCATCCTGCTCACCCCGGACGGCGAGAACTCCATCGTCGTCTCGGCCGGCGCGAATGCCTGGGCGACCACCGCGCTCGTCGACGAGGTCTCGGACGTGTGGTCCGGCGCGGCGGTGCTCGTGCTGCAACTCGAGCTCCCCGTGGAGACCGTCGCGTACGCCGCCTCGGCGGCCCTCGCTCGGGGTGTGCGGGTCATCCTCAACGCCGCGCCCGCTGCGGCCCTGCCTGCAGAGGTCCTTGCCGCGGCCGACCCGCTCGTCGTCAACGAGAACGAAGCCGCGACACTCCTGGGCGGCTACCCGGCTGAGCGTGATGGCGCCGAGGTCGCTGCCGAGCTGCTGAGCCTGGGTGCGCGGTCGGTCGTGCTCACCCTCGGCGCGCGCGGCGCGGTGCTCGCCGAGGCGGGCGGCCTGCCCGAGCACGTCTGCGGGCGTGCCGTGCCGGTCGTGGACACGACGGGCGCGGGGGACGCCTTCGTCGGCGCTCTGGCCGACCGGATCGCCCACGGTGACGCGCTGTCGGACGCTGTGCGGTTCGCCAACGACGCGGCAGCGTTCTCCGTGGGGCGCCGCGGCACCCAGGACTCATACCCGCGACGCGAGGACCTCGCATGA
- a CDS encoding universal stress protein, producing the protein MRTSDMTRQRRTITVGIGDQGAMQLLDWVAVVAHRGDVVHLVHAYDSLPYAAVDWQLPIDDDDLLYAASARHAAYAALALRRKRPDLTVDAEISRCPSTRALPAAASEADLVVVGSPHRSGSRSALRQLAWRSRCPVLVIGDQPPPVGPEHAPVTVMLRDLPNDEAALEAGFEAAAERRSGLIALRAWQPRSRAGLASAEAEEQLALQLLLSAWTPRFPTVGVSIQLRIGDARSVVHQHAADTPLLVMANGPAADVPEPGLDVVVDIALQVRQAPTLLIPSSASQAWLAYERLDQLTQPVS; encoded by the coding sequence ATGCGGACGAGTGACATGACACGGCAGAGACGAACGATAACCGTCGGGATCGGCGACCAGGGCGCGATGCAGCTCTTGGATTGGGTCGCGGTGGTGGCCCATCGTGGAGACGTCGTGCATCTCGTGCACGCCTATGACTCCTTGCCCTACGCCGCCGTGGACTGGCAACTGCCCATCGATGACGACGACCTGCTCTACGCGGCCTCGGCCCGCCACGCCGCCTACGCCGCATTGGCACTGCGCAGGAAGCGACCCGACCTCACGGTCGACGCCGAGATCTCACGGTGTCCCTCGACCCGTGCGCTTCCTGCCGCAGCCAGCGAGGCGGACCTCGTCGTGGTCGGCTCACCACACCGATCCGGCAGCCGCTCTGCTCTGCGCCAGTTGGCGTGGCGTTCACGATGCCCGGTGCTGGTCATCGGCGATCAACCGCCACCGGTCGGGCCGGAGCACGCGCCGGTGACGGTCATGCTGCGAGACCTGCCCAACGACGAAGCAGCGCTTGAAGCCGGGTTCGAGGCGGCAGCTGAGCGGCGTAGCGGGCTGATCGCACTGCGAGCATGGCAGCCGCGATCCAGGGCCGGCCTCGCCAGTGCCGAAGCCGAGGAACAGCTGGCTCTGCAGCTGCTCCTATCCGCCTGGACGCCCCGGTTTCCCACGGTAGGCGTGTCCATCCAGTTGCGGATCGGCGATGCTCGCTCGGTTGTGCACCAGCACGCAGCCGACACTCCCCTACTCGTCATGGCAAACGGTCCTGCCGCAGACGTGCCGGAGCCAGGCCTGGACGTGGTGGTGGACATCGCGCTGCAGGTGAGACAGGCGCCGACGCTGCTCATCCCGTCATCGGCCTCGCAGGCATGGTTGGCCTATGAGCGACTGGACCAGCTCACGCAGCCGGTCAGCTGA
- a CDS encoding universal stress protein → MSVEQSLRESNRVVVGVDGSKPSQEALRWARFMAEATGSTLEAVMVWQPVSAYNWGTMGWAAVPSDWNPAEEALRVLTSAVDEVFGPTKPEGLVLTVREGGGAAPALIDISNGAQTLVVGSRGHGGFAGLLLGSVSTACAEHASCPVLVIHGVTSPPSRPARPSDADE, encoded by the coding sequence ATGAGCGTTGAACAGAGCCTGCGGGAGAGTAACCGGGTCGTTGTCGGGGTAGACGGCTCCAAGCCTTCGCAGGAGGCGTTGCGTTGGGCAAGGTTCATGGCCGAAGCGACCGGCAGCACCTTGGAAGCGGTCATGGTCTGGCAACCGGTTTCGGCCTACAACTGGGGCACCATGGGCTGGGCAGCGGTTCCCTCGGACTGGAATCCCGCGGAGGAGGCTCTCCGAGTGCTGACCAGCGCAGTGGACGAGGTGTTCGGTCCGACCAAGCCTGAGGGCCTGGTCCTGACGGTGCGTGAAGGTGGTGGCGCGGCGCCTGCGCTGATCGACATCAGCAACGGGGCTCAGACGCTGGTGGTCGGTAGTCGTGGCCATGGCGGCTTCGCCGGCCTCCTGCTCGGGTCGGTCAGCACCGCCTGCGCCGAGCATGCCAGCTGCCCCGTCCTCGTCATTCACGGCGTGACTTCGCCACCCTCACGTCCGGCACGACCTAGCGATGCGGACGAGTGA
- a CDS encoding M20/M25/M40 family metallo-hydrolase, which yields MTSATGQGPSSTVTAADEVATLLSELIRINTSNPTHPERPAAEWVAQKLDEVGISSTIIEAAPGRASTIARITGTNPDRPPLLIHGHLDVVPAEASEWSVDPFGGEIKDDYVWGRGAVDMKDMDAMTLAVIREWTRTGVRPPRDIVLAFLSDEEAGSRQGAHWLVDHHPDYFADCTEAISEVGGFSVTVADDLRIYPVQTAEKGIGWLKLRAEGPAGHGSMVHDHNAVTELAKAVSRIGQHQFPIHVTPTVRRFLETLAEVTGLPLDPDDPEPSLKQLGGLARMIGASLRNTANPTMLEAGYKANVIPSHAEAVIDTRFLPGYESEMYDTIDELIGEHVSREFIAHDIAVETDFDGAVVDAMAAALRAEDPSGVPLPYMMSGGTDAKSFSLLGIRNYGFSPLLLPAELDFTALFHGVDERVPISALQFGTRVLDRFLRSC from the coding sequence ATGACCTCCGCAACTGGGCAGGGCCCGTCGAGCACCGTGACCGCCGCCGACGAGGTGGCGACGCTGTTGTCCGAACTCATCCGGATCAACACCTCCAACCCCACGCACCCCGAACGGCCGGCGGCGGAGTGGGTGGCCCAGAAGCTGGACGAGGTCGGCATCTCCTCGACCATCATCGAGGCCGCGCCCGGCCGCGCCTCGACGATCGCCCGGATCACCGGGACCAACCCCGACCGGCCGCCGCTGCTGATCCACGGCCACCTCGACGTCGTTCCGGCCGAGGCCTCGGAGTGGTCGGTCGACCCGTTCGGCGGCGAGATCAAGGATGACTACGTCTGGGGCCGCGGCGCGGTGGACATGAAGGACATGGACGCCATGACCCTGGCGGTGATCCGCGAGTGGACCCGGACCGGTGTGCGGCCCCCGCGCGACATCGTGCTGGCCTTCCTCTCCGACGAGGAGGCCGGCAGCAGGCAGGGCGCGCACTGGCTGGTCGACCACCACCCCGACTACTTCGCCGACTGCACCGAGGCGATCAGCGAGGTCGGCGGCTTCTCGGTCACCGTGGCAGACGATCTGCGCATCTACCCGGTGCAGACCGCGGAGAAGGGCATCGGTTGGTTGAAGCTGCGCGCCGAGGGCCCCGCCGGGCACGGCTCGATGGTCCACGACCACAACGCGGTCACCGAGCTGGCCAAGGCGGTCAGCCGGATCGGTCAGCACCAGTTCCCGATCCACGTCACCCCGACCGTCCGGAGGTTCCTGGAGACGCTCGCCGAGGTCACCGGCCTGCCGCTGGACCCCGATGACCCGGAGCCCTCGCTCAAGCAGCTCGGCGGGCTGGCGCGCATGATCGGGGCCAGCCTGCGCAACACCGCCAACCCGACCATGCTGGAAGCCGGCTACAAGGCCAACGTGATCCCGTCCCACGCCGAGGCCGTCATCGACACCCGGTTCCTGCCCGGCTACGAGTCCGAGATGTACGACACCATCGACGAGCTGATCGGCGAGCACGTCAGCCGGGAGTTCATCGCCCACGACATCGCGGTGGAGACCGACTTCGACGGCGCGGTGGTGGACGCGATGGCCGCCGCGCTCAGGGCCGAGGACCCCAGCGGCGTGCCGCTGCCCTACATGATGTCCGGCGGCACCGACGCCAAGTCCTTCTCGCTGCTCGGCATCCGCAACTACGGGTTCTCACCGCTGCTGCTGCCGGCCGAGCTGGACTTCACCGCGCTGTTCCACGGCGTCGACGAGCGGGTGCCGATCAGCGCGCTGCAATTCGGCACGCGGGTGCTGGACCGGTTCCTGCGCAGCTGCTGA
- a CDS encoding DUF5703 family protein, whose amino-acid sequence MPTQTMADADPDWEYAPLRIPSDVTRVNAAVRLALHAEYGGWELARVRKYSDGTRQILLRRKRRAVEPVPMPGLSD is encoded by the coding sequence ATGCCGACCCAGACCATGGCGGACGCTGACCCAGACTGGGAGTACGCACCGCTGCGGATCCCCTCGGATGTCACGAGGGTGAACGCAGCGGTGCGGCTCGCATTGCACGCCGAGTACGGCGGCTGGGAGCTCGCCCGTGTGCGCAAGTACTCCGACGGCACCCGTCAGATCCTGCTCAGGCGCAAGCGCCGGGCGGTCGAGCCGGTGCCGATGCCAGGCCTCAGCGACTGA
- a CDS encoding ABC transporter substrate-binding protein — protein MSRTLSSGAVALALTLTVGCGSSSESTDSPGGSDTAPGADVLKSAGPVTVSFWHAMKGANAEALNTLVAKFNAEHSGKITVKPTFQGSYDDTITKYKAAVQAKQTPSLVQIYDVGSGFMADSGQTIPAQAFADVDKVDMADVQPAIKGYYSRGGKLQSMPFNSSMPLLYINKTAFTKAGLDPAKPPTNLDDIRTAAEKIKASGAAKFGFGAAIYGWFFEQLTAQAGKTYCNNDNGRTTRATAVTFDDPAQVKVLTWWKGMVDDGLATNTGRKTDDAQAAFKSGTVAMHLESTGALGGYVKAAAGKFEVATAPFPKTQASDTGGPIIGGASLWIGKEGHSAAEQRASWEFGQFVLKPANAAYWHTATGYFPITKSALNEEIDKKWVAEKPQFKTAIDQLAATPEGVPTQGCLLGVLPQVRALVEVAMESVLTSDKDPKAALDEAASQAKALIEKYNSAVK, from the coding sequence TTGAGCAGGACGTTGTCGTCCGGGGCGGTGGCGCTTGCGCTGACGCTGACGGTGGGGTGCGGCAGCTCCTCGGAGTCCACGGACTCCCCCGGCGGCTCCGACACCGCCCCCGGCGCGGACGTCCTGAAGTCCGCAGGCCCGGTGACGGTGTCGTTCTGGCACGCCATGAAGGGCGCCAACGCCGAGGCGCTGAACACGCTGGTGGCCAAGTTCAACGCCGAGCACTCGGGCAAGATCACGGTCAAGCCCACCTTCCAGGGCAGCTACGACGACACCATCACCAAGTACAAGGCCGCGGTGCAGGCCAAGCAGACGCCGTCCCTGGTGCAGATCTATGACGTCGGCTCCGGCTTCATGGCCGACTCGGGCCAGACCATTCCGGCGCAGGCCTTCGCCGACGTCGACAAGGTCGACATGGCCGACGTGCAGCCGGCGATCAAGGGCTACTACTCGCGCGGCGGCAAGCTGCAGAGCATGCCGTTCAACTCCTCGATGCCGCTTCTCTACATCAACAAGACCGCGTTCACCAAGGCCGGCCTGGACCCGGCCAAGCCGCCGACGAACCTGGACGACATCCGCACCGCCGCCGAGAAGATCAAGGCCAGCGGAGCGGCGAAGTTCGGCTTCGGCGCGGCGATCTACGGCTGGTTCTTCGAGCAGCTCACCGCCCAGGCGGGCAAGACCTACTGCAACAACGACAACGGCCGCACCACCCGGGCCACCGCGGTCACCTTCGACGACCCGGCGCAGGTGAAGGTGCTGACCTGGTGGAAGGGCATGGTCGACGACGGCCTGGCCACCAACACCGGCCGCAAGACCGACGACGCGCAGGCGGCGTTCAAGTCCGGCACGGTCGCGATGCACCTTGAGTCCACCGGCGCGCTCGGCGGCTACGTCAAGGCGGCTGCCGGCAAGTTCGAGGTGGCCACCGCGCCGTTCCCGAAGACGCAGGCCTCTGACACCGGCGGGCCGATCATCGGCGGCGCGTCGCTGTGGATCGGCAAGGAGGGCCACTCGGCCGCCGAGCAGCGCGCGTCCTGGGAGTTCGGCCAGTTCGTGCTCAAGCCCGCCAACGCCGCGTACTGGCACACCGCGACCGGTTACTTCCCGATCACCAAGTCGGCTCTGAACGAGGAGATCGACAAGAAGTGGGTGGCCGAGAAGCCGCAGTTCAAGACCGCGATCGACCAGTTGGCCGCGACTCCTGAGGGCGTGCCGACCCAGGGCTGCCTGCTGGGCGTCCTGCCGCAGGTCCGGGCCCTGGTCGAGGTCGCCATGGAGTCGGTGCTGACCTCGGACAAGGACCCGAAGGCGGCCCTGGACGAGGCTGCCAGCCAGGCCAAGGCGCTGATCGAGAAGTACAACTCGGCGGTCAAGTAG
- a CDS encoding carbohydrate ABC transporter permease: protein MSVATEGRPATRAADRPAAARPRRKWSAGRLGRIIALALLAVTVLFPVYYTVVGSVMGPGDIAASPPSLFPHSLTFANYRDVFSAIPLGRQYFNSTLVALTITVAQLVCAVLSAYAFVFLAVPFKRALFALFMLTLMVPWEAIIIPNYLFMAEHQLRNSYLALMLPFLAGGFGTFLLRQAFRSFPIELRDAATLDGAGHTRFLLQILLPLSRPALASVAIFVFLSAWNQFFWPLLITDSPKMQTLQIGLSSLNDAEQANPGLILAGVSMALIPTALLVAFGQRFLVRGLTAGAVR, encoded by the coding sequence ATGAGCGTCGCAACCGAGGGGCGGCCGGCGACGCGAGCCGCTGACCGGCCCGCCGCCGCCCGACCCCGGCGTAAGTGGTCCGCAGGCCGGCTGGGCCGGATCATCGCCCTCGCCCTGCTGGCGGTGACGGTGTTGTTCCCGGTCTATTACACCGTAGTCGGCAGCGTGATGGGACCCGGCGACATCGCCGCCTCGCCCCCGTCGCTGTTCCCGCACAGCCTGACCTTCGCCAACTACCGCGACGTCTTCTCCGCCATTCCGCTGGGGCGCCAGTACTTCAACTCCACCCTGGTGGCGCTGACCATCACCGTCGCCCAGCTGGTCTGCGCGGTGCTGTCGGCCTACGCCTTCGTCTTCCTGGCGGTTCCGTTCAAGCGGGCGCTCTTCGCGCTGTTCATGCTGACCCTGATGGTGCCGTGGGAAGCGATCATCATCCCGAACTACCTGTTCATGGCCGAGCACCAGCTGCGCAACAGCTACCTGGCGCTGATGCTGCCGTTCCTGGCCGGCGGCTTCGGCACCTTCCTGCTGCGGCAGGCCTTTCGCAGCTTTCCGATCGAGCTGCGCGACGCCGCGACCCTGGACGGCGCCGGCCACACCCGGTTCCTGCTGCAGATCCTGTTACCGCTGTCGCGCCCGGCGCTGGCCAGCGTCGCCATCTTCGTGTTCCTCTCGGCCTGGAACCAGTTCTTCTGGCCGTTGCTGATCACCGACTCCCCGAAGATGCAGACCCTGCAGATCGGCCTGTCGTCGCTCAACGACGCCGAGCAGGCCAATCCCGGTTTGATCCTGGCGGGAGTCAGCATGGCGCTGATCCCCACCGCCCTGCTGGTCGCCTTCGGCCAGCGGTTCCTGGTTCGCGGGCTCACCGCCGGTGCGGTCCGCTGA
- a CDS encoding sugar ABC transporter permease has translation MSTSKPKLGRERVLSLALLLPSLVVFVLFLFWPLVRTFQLSTTGQDLFGRANRSVGLANFRAVFDDPEFGRVLGVTAGYVLLTVIPSILLALVLALLLQHPIRGLRIMRSAFAMPFAYSVAAASVVFAALFNPAIGIANYLVTSLGFAPVDWLTRPGTALLSISITTIWMSLGYNMLVLLAGIGGVDEQLYEAARLDGAGTLRIAWSITMPMITPTLFFLIVVDTIHALQSFGQIHLLTKGGPTGHTTTLVYWIYHTAFANGASDYGTGSAQAIVLLAVVIVVTVIQFGVLERKVFYR, from the coding sequence GTGAGCACGAGCAAGCCCAAGCTGGGGCGTGAACGCGTCCTGAGCCTGGCTCTGCTGCTGCCGTCCCTGGTGGTGTTCGTGCTGTTCCTGTTCTGGCCGCTGGTCAGGACGTTCCAACTGAGCACCACCGGCCAGGACCTGTTCGGCCGCGCCAACCGCTCAGTGGGCCTGGCCAACTTCCGGGCCGTGTTCGATGATCCGGAGTTCGGCAGGGTGCTCGGTGTCACCGCCGGCTACGTGCTGTTGACGGTGATTCCGAGCATCCTGCTGGCGCTGGTGCTGGCCCTGCTGCTGCAGCACCCGATCCGTGGCCTTCGCATCATGCGCTCGGCCTTCGCGATGCCGTTCGCCTACTCGGTGGCCGCCGCATCGGTGGTGTTCGCGGCCCTGTTCAACCCGGCCATCGGTATCGCGAACTACCTGGTGACGTCACTGGGTTTCGCGCCGGTGGACTGGCTGACCCGGCCGGGCACCGCCTTGCTCAGCATCTCGATCACCACCATCTGGATGAGCCTGGGTTACAACATGCTGGTGCTGCTGGCCGGCATCGGCGGCGTGGACGAGCAGTTGTACGAGGCAGCCAGGCTCGACGGCGCCGGCACGTTGCGGATCGCCTGGTCGATCACGATGCCGATGATCACGCCGACGCTGTTCTTCCTGATCGTCGTCGACACCATCCACGCGCTGCAGAGCTTCGGCCAGATCCACCTGTTGACCAAGGGCGGTCCGACCGGGCACACCACCACACTCGTCTACTGGATCTACCACACCGCCTTCGCCAACGGCGCCTCTGACTACGGCACCGGCTCGGCGCAGGCCATCGTGCTGCTGGCGGTCGTCATCGTCGTCACCGTGATCCAGTTCGGGGTGCTCGAACGGAAGGTGTTCTACCGATGA